ATCTGGGCCTGTCCGTCACGCAGGTCAGTCGCGCGCTGAACGACCACAGTGATGTCAGCAAAGGCACCAAAGAACGTGTCATGCTGGCCGCTAAGGAGTTGGAATATCACCCAAATCTTATGGCGCGCCGCCTTGTGACAGGGCGGTCGGGGATTGTCGGTCTGGTCTATCCGGAAATGCCCGACCCGTCGGATTCATGGTATTTCACGCAGTTCGTCGCGGGTCTTTCCAGCAACTTCTCGCACCTTGGGCGACAGTTCATGCTGCACATGTCGCAAGACTCTGATCACGGGGTCGAGGTCTACGACAGCCTCGTCAGATCCCGCTCGATTGATGGTTTCGTCGTGATTATCCCCGAAGTGGCCGATGCGCGGGTCGATTTCCTGCGTGAAAAGAAGGTTCCCTTTGTGCTGCATGGGCAAACGATGGAAGACCCCGACTATCCCTTTTATGACATCGACAATATCGCCGTGGGGTATGACCTGACAAAACGTCTGATCCGCGCAGGTCACACGGAAATCGCCTTTATCAACGGCCAGGAAAAGGCCTCTTTTGTGCAGCGGCGCTTCATCGGCTATGCCCGCGCGCTTGCCGAAGTCGGACTGAAGCCGCGCAAATCGTTTCAGGTCACCGGCACCATGACGGCCGAACTGGGGTTGCGCGAAACCATCAGGATGTTTCAGGCCAAGGGACCGCACCCAACCGGGATAATCGCCAGTAACACACGGATTGCAAAGGGTATTTTCGACGGCCTTGCCGCGCTGGGACTACGTGTTCCGCATGATGTGTCGGTTGTGGGGCACGATGACGCCTTGCCGGATGTGACGCCCGACCAGCTTCCTGTGTCCCTCACCGGGACAGGATCACCCCTGATCGAAAGCTGGGAACCGCTGGCAAGATATCTTGATGCCGCGCTCAATGGTGCACGGCTTGAAACGGTGCAGGAAATCGGTGCGCACTACTTTTTCGAGCGCGCCTCGGTGCGCAACATTTAGGCCCCGGCACCAGAAACCACGATGGCGTCATAGGCCGACATAACGCTCGCAAGGAATCATATTGACGCATCGGGGGTGTTGGCTCTAACGTTACCTAAACGTTTCGGGTGATCTTTTCCGATGAATCGTTTTTCGGACCGGGGTTGGGAGACCCTGCTTCACGCAACTGGGAGGAAATCCATGACTATCACTGTGAAATCCGCAATGATGCGGACCACTGCTGCGGCTCTTGCCGTGGCTTTTGGCGCGACCGCTGTCGCGGCCGTCGAGATCACCTATGTTTCGGGTGCCGTCGGCAACGCCGTCGAAGACTTCAAAACAATCGTCGCCCCTTGGGAAGAAGCGACGGGTAACACCGTGACGCTGGTGCCGATGCCCTCGTCGACCACTGACCAGTTTGGCCAGTATCGCCTGTGGCTTGCTGCCGGAAACGGCGACATCGACCTGTATCAGACCGACGTGATCTGGGCACCACAACTGGCCGACCACTTTGTGGACCTGTCCGAGGCTGCTGCCGACCTTGTCGGCCTGCACTTCCCGTCGATCATCGAATCGCAAACCGTTGACGGCAAACTTGTCGCCCTGCCGATCTTTACCGATGCACCGGCGCTCTATTACCGCGCCGACCTGCTTGAAAAATATGGCGCAGATGTGCCAACCACTTGGGAAGAACTGACAGTCACCGCACAAATGATCCAGGATGGCGAACGCTCCGAAGGCGACGACGACATCTGGGGTTTCGTCTGGCAGGGCAACGCCTACGAAGGTCTGACCGCTGACGCGCTCGAGTGGGTTAAATCCTCGGGCGGCGGACAGATCATCGAACCCGATGGCACAATCTCGATCAACAACGAAAAGGCGATCGCGGCGATCGAACTGGCTGCGAGCTGGGTCGGGACAATCTCGCCCGAGGGTGTAATTTCCTATCAGGAAGAAGACTCGCGTGGCGTCTGGCAGACCGGTAACGCTGTATTCATGCGGAACTGGCCCTATGCCTACGGTCTGGGCAACGGCGATGATTCCGCGGTTGCGGGCCTGTTCGGCGTGACAACCCTGCCAACTGGCCAGGGCTATGACACATCCGCCGCCACACTGGGTGGCTGGAACGTTGCCGTATCCAAGTATTCCGAAAACCAGGAAGCGGCGATCAGTCTTGCCATTTATCTGGCATCGGAAGAAGCACAGAAAACCCGCGCGCTGGTAGCATCCAACCTGCCGACGATCATGAGCCTCTACGAAGATGCTGATATCGCCGAACAGCAGCCGATCATCCCACAGTGGGAAGACGTGTTTCTGCAGGCTGTGCCACGTCCATCGGCCCCTACCCGTCAGGACTACAACGAAGTTTCGACACTGTTCTTCTCGGCCGTTCACTCGGTTCTGTCAGGCGACGAAGATGCCGCAACAGCGCTGGCTGACCTCGAGCTCGATCTCGAAGATCTGCTCGAATAATCTGCCGACCCACAATAATGCATCGGGCGGGCCAGCTTGCCCGATGCACCCCTTGCACCGACCCCGACAAAACGGGGCAAGCAAGACCTGGGAGGGACAATGGCTTCTACAGATATCAAAGCGCCCG
This portion of the Octadecabacter sp. SW4 genome encodes:
- a CDS encoding LacI family DNA-binding transcriptional regulator is translated as MTTLKDLSRHLGLSVTQVSRALNDHSDVSKGTKERVMLAAKELEYHPNLMARRLVTGRSGIVGLVYPEMPDPSDSWYFTQFVAGLSSNFSHLGRQFMLHMSQDSDHGVEVYDSLVRSRSIDGFVVIIPEVADARVDFLREKKVPFVLHGQTMEDPDYPFYDIDNIAVGYDLTKRLIRAGHTEIAFINGQEKASFVQRRFIGYARALAEVGLKPRKSFQVTGTMTAELGLRETIRMFQAKGPHPTGIIASNTRIAKGIFDGLAALGLRVPHDVSVVGHDDALPDVTPDQLPVSLTGTGSPLIESWEPLARYLDAALNGARLETVQEIGAHYFFERASVRNI
- a CDS encoding ABC transporter substrate-binding protein, whose amino-acid sequence is MTITVKSAMMRTTAAALAVAFGATAVAAVEITYVSGAVGNAVEDFKTIVAPWEEATGNTVTLVPMPSSTTDQFGQYRLWLAAGNGDIDLYQTDVIWAPQLADHFVDLSEAAADLVGLHFPSIIESQTVDGKLVALPIFTDAPALYYRADLLEKYGADVPTTWEELTVTAQMIQDGERSEGDDDIWGFVWQGNAYEGLTADALEWVKSSGGGQIIEPDGTISINNEKAIAAIELAASWVGTISPEGVISYQEEDSRGVWQTGNAVFMRNWPYAYGLGNGDDSAVAGLFGVTTLPTGQGYDTSAATLGGWNVAVSKYSENQEAAISLAIYLASEEAQKTRALVASNLPTIMSLYEDADIAEQQPIIPQWEDVFLQAVPRPSAPTRQDYNEVSTLFFSAVHSVLSGDEDAATALADLELDLEDLLE